The following proteins come from a genomic window of Triticum aestivum cultivar Chinese Spring chromosome 6A, IWGSC CS RefSeq v2.1, whole genome shotgun sequence:
- the LOC123132584 gene encoding copper-transporting ATPase HMA4 translates to MEQNGESHLKEPLLHAADGASAAAARVSPRKERTTRKVMFNVRGMSCGSWVVAGLKGVESIQVSTLQGQAVVQYSPEETDARTIKEAIEDINFEVDELQEQEIAVCRLRIKGMACTSCSESIERALLMVPGVKKAAVGLALEEAKVHFDPNITSRDLLIEAIEDAGFGADLISYGDDVNKMHLKLEGVSSPEDTKLIQSVLETVEGVNNVEWDTSGQTVTVAYDPDVTGPRLLIQRIQDAAEPPKCFNASLYSPPKQREVERHHEIMSYRNQFLWSCLFSVPVFLFAMVLPMLPPSGDWLFYKIYNNMTVGMLLRWLLCSPVQFIIGWRFYVGAYHALKRGYSNMDVLVALGTNAAYFYSVYIIVKALTSDTFEGQDLFETSSMLVSFILLGKYLEVVAKGKTSDALSKLTELAPETAVLLTLEKDGSVISEVEISTQLLQRNDFIKIVPGEKVPVDGVVIKGQSHVNESMITGEARPIAKKPGDKVIGGTVNDNGFIIVKATHVGSETALSQIVQLVEAAQLARAPVQRLADKISRFFVPTVVVAAFLTWLGWFIPGQLHLYPQQWIPKAMDSFELALQFGISVLVVACPCALGLATPTAVMVATGKGASLGVLIKGGNALEKAHKIKTIIFDKTGTLTKGKPSVVQTKTFSKIPLLELCDLTASAEANSEHPLSKAIVEYTKKLREQYGSPSDHMMDSKDFEVHPGAGVSANVEGKLVLVGNKRLMQEFEAPMSSEVEEYMSEMEDLARTCVLVAIDRVICGALAVSDPLKPEAGRVISHLSSMGITSIMVTGDNWATAKSIAKQVGISTVFAEIDPVGKAEKIKDLQTQGLAVAMVGDGVNDSPALAAADVGMAIGAGTDVAIEAADIVLMKSSLVDVITAIDLSRKTLAKIRLNYVWALGYNVLGMPIAAGVLFPFTGIRLPPWLAGACMAASSVSVVCSSLLLQLYKKPLHVEEVPMTAGPGDGGSNLV, encoded by the exons ATGGAGCAGAATGGAGAGAGCCatctcaaggagccgcttctccaTGCGGCCGATGgcgcttctgccgccgccgccagggtgTCCCCGCGGAAGGAGAGGACTACAAGGAAGGTCATGTTCAATGTCCGGGGCATGTCATGCGGTTCCTGGGTGGTGGCAGGATTGAAGGGGGTCGAGAGCATCCAGGTCTCAACCCTTCAGGGCCAGGCTGTTGTTCAGTACAGCCCGGAGGAGACCGAT GCAAGAACCATAAAAGAAGCTATTGAGGATATCAACTTTGAGGTCGATGAACTCCAAGAACAAGAAATTGCCGTATGCAGGCTCCGGATAAAAGGAATGGCATGTACAAGCTGCTCTGAATCTATTGAACGGGCACTTCTGATGGTACCTGGAGTTAAAAAAGCTGCAGTGGGGCTTGCCCTAGAGGAAGCCAaggtgcactttgatccaaatatTACCAGCCGTGATTTACTAATCGAGGCTATTGAGGATGCTGGATTTGGAGCTGATCTCATTAGTTATGGGGACGATGTGAACAAAATGCATCTAAAACTTGAGGGTGTGAGTTCTCCAGAAGACACCAAACTCATTCAGTCGGTACTGGAAACTGTAGAGGGAGTGAATAATGTTGAATGGGATACATCAGGTCAAACAGTTACAGTTGCATATGACCCTGATGTCACTGGTCCACGATTACTTATTCAGCGCATTCAGGATGCTGCAGAACCCCCTAAATGCTTTAATGCCAGCTTGTACTCACCACCAAAGCAAAGAGAAGTAGAACGCCACCATGAAATTATGAGTTACAGGAACCAATTTCTTTGGAGTTGCCTCTTTTCAGTTCCTGTGTTCCTGTTCGCGATGGTTCTGCCCATGCTCCCTCCTTCTGGAGATTGGCTGTTTTATAAAATCTACAACAACATGACGGTAGGTATGCTACTGCGGTGGTTGCTATGTTCTCCAGTTCAGTTCATTATTGGTTGGAG ATTTTACGTTGGAGCTTACCATGCACTGAAGCGAGGGTACTCTAACATGGATGTGCTGGTTGCTTTGGGAACAAATGCTGCGTACTTCTATTCTGTGTACATTATTGTGAAGGCACTAACATCAGACACGTTTGAAGGACAAGATCTTTTTGAAACTAGTTCGATGTTGGTATCTTTTATATTGCTGGGAAAATACCTTGAGGTGGTGGCAAAGGGGAAGACATCAGATGCTTTGTCAAAGCTGACAGAACTTGCACCAGAAACAGCTGTACTTCTCACACTGGAAAAGGATGGAAGTGTCATTTCAGAAGTGGAGATCAGTACCCAGTTACTTCAAAGAAACGATTTCATTAAGATTGTCCCTGGTGAAAAGGTCCCAGTTGATGGTGTTGTCATCAAAGGCCAAAGCCATGTTAATGAAAGTATGATAACTGGGGAAGCAAGGCCCATTGCAAAGAAACCGGGAGATAAG GTTATTGGTGGTACTGTAAACGATAATGGTTTCATAATTGTTAAGGCCACCCATGTTGGGTCAGAGACGGCTCTGTCACAGATAGTCCAGCTAGTTGAAGCTGCTCAACTTGCAAGAGCTCCAGTACAGCGGTTGGCAGACAAGATTTCACGGTTTTTTGTTCCAACT GTTGTGGTGGCTGCATTTCTTACATGGCTTGGCTGGTTCATACCCGGGCAACTTCACCTCTACCCTCAGCAATGGATTCCAAAGGCAATGGATAGTTTTGAGCTTGCTCTGCAGTTTGGAATATCTGTCCTAGTCGTTGCATGCCCGTGTGCTCTGGGATTAGCTACCCCAACTGCTGTTATGGTTGCTACTGGAAAAGGTGCTTCTCTAGGTGTTCTTATCAAAGGTGGCAATGCACTTGAGAAAGCTCACAAG ATTAAAACTATCATATTTGATAAAACTGGAACCCTGACTAAGGGTAAACCTTCTGTTGTTCAAACAAAGACCTTCTCCAAGATACCACTTCTAGAATTGTGTGATTTAACTGCCAGTGCTGAG GCAAACAGTGAGCATCCTCTATCAAAGGCTATTGTTGAATACACAAAGAAGCTCAGAGAACAATATGGATCTCCGAGTGATCATATGATGGATTCCAAAGATTTTGAGGTGCATCCAGGGGCAGGGGTCAGCGCGAATGTTGAAGGCAAGCTGGTTTTGGTTGGGAACAAACGGCTCATGCAAGAATTTGAAGCTCCAATGAGCTCTGAAGTGGAGGAATACATGTCTGAAATGGAGGATCTTGCCAGGACCTGTGTGCTTGTTGCGATCGATAGGGTTATCTGCGGAGCTCTTGCCGTATCGGATCCTCTGAAGCCTGAGGCAGGACGCGTCATTTCACACCTTAGCTCAATGGGCATCACAAGCATCATGGTGACGGGCGACAACTGGGCTACAGCCAAATCCATAGCAAAGCAAGTCGGGATCAGCACCGTATTTGCTGAGATTGATCCAGTTGGAAAAGCTGAGAAGATCAAGGACTTGCAG ACGCAAGGACTTGCCGTGGCGATGGTCGGCGACGGGGTGAACGACTCGCCGGCCCTGGCCGCAGCGGACGTGGGCATGGCCATCGGCGCGGGCACAGACGTCGCCATCGAGGCCGCTGACATCGTCTTGATGAAGAGCAGCCTAGTGGACGTGATCACGGCAATCGACCTCTCGCGGAAGACCCTCGCCAAGATCCGGCTCAACTACGTCTGGGCCCTGGGCTACAATGTCCTGGGCATGCCGATCGCCGCCGGCGTCCTGTTCCCGTTCACGGGCATCCGGCTCCCCCCGTGGCTCGCCGGGGCCTGCATGGCCGCCTCATCGGTGAGCGTCGTCTGCTCGTCGCTGCTGCTCCAGCTCTACAAGAAGCCGTTGCACGTCGAGGAGGTGCCGATGACGGCAGGGCCCGGCGATGGTGGCTCGAACCTGGTGTGA